The window CTCCTTGAAATTTGGAACTTCTGATACGGtgagcttattttgatattgcTTATATTTTATCTGTAAATTGCAgggaaaataaaaacttaactGGAACTGCTAGATATGCGAGTATGAATACTCACCTTGGAATAGGTACTTTCCATTGCCTTTATGTCAATGCATGCTTCTTTGTCAACATACTGATTTTGTGTTCTCAATATATCTCATTCCTTTTAACTTGTTTTGTTGGTTTAGAACAAAGCAGAAGAGATGATTTAGAATCTCTTGGATATGTGCTGATGTACTTTTTAAGAGGCAGGTAATTATCATCATCCCCTTACCACATATTATGACAGGTTGATCAATGAGCAGTGTGCTCATGTTTTTGAGATCTTTTTTTAGTCTCCCTTGGCAGGGACTCAAGGCTGGGAATAAGAAACAAAAGTAcgataaaattagtgaaaaaaaggTCTCCACATCAATTGAGGTATAGCATTTGTATTGAGGTGCCTTCATGCTTTTCTTATGTCTCTTTTTGATTCTGAAATTATTACCTGTGTCCAGGCCCTATGTCGTGGTTATCCAACTGAGTTTGCATCTTATTTCCATTATTGCCGCTCCTTGCGGTTTGATGATAAACCAGACTTTGCTTACCTGAAGAGAATATTCCGAGACCTCTTTATTCGTGAAGGTTTGCTTGTATGACTTTCTGTATTTCATAATTATAATCATTTCAAACTCTGAGTTCCTAATAATGGGTTCTCTtgttctcttctctttctttctaACAGATTAAGTTTCTATCAAGACATTGCCTTTTCtggtttttttaaatgttttataaGAAATGATGTTTCTTTGTaggttttcaatttgattatgtgtttgattGGACAATTCTTAAATATCAGCAATCACAGTTACCAACTGCTGCTCGTCCGCCGGTACCTTCTAGGCTGTGTGAAGCTATTTTCATAGTTGGTCATTATTCTGCTTTTATATCTGTTCATGTCCCCTCTCTTTGTGTTGCCTGATAGGGTGCTGGCATTGGAACTAGTGCAGGGGTACCTACTCCAAATGCAAACGCTGAAAGAAAATTGGGTCCGTCTTTTGTTTACTTTTCACTTAGTAGATATTTGTCCTTTCGGTTATGGATTAGAGTTGTAAGAAGGAAAAAGAATTGGAAATCTGTAATTTATGGATTGTGGCCACCAGTATCCCAATTTTTTCTGAACGTATTGGGTAACTTATCAGaaactaagtttttttttctaaaaatgaaTCTGGCTCTTTTCAGGAGAAGAAGGCCGGGCTGGTGGTCTATCTACAGGAGATAGTTCTCGACAAAGAATATCAGGATCACTTATGAATTCTGGAAGTCTGTTGAAGCAGAAAAGTCCTCTTGCTAATGATCCAACTGTAAGCAAAGATCCTACGGTATGTGCAGGGGCTCTGATTCGGATTGAATGTTTGATATATAACAATGCCAAAGGCTTAATCCCCACATATCAAGCTGTCAGTTGTCTACATGaacaaaaataaatcaacatgAGATCACCTATAACAAAGATTGTACTCTATTTAATCTTATGTGATGCTGATctatgcaaaaaataaataattataattatcatgCACGTAAATTCTCCTCCATTAATTCTTCTCAATCGTTATATGCTCGTGCAAATCCCAATTTCTTGTCATTTTCCACACATATTTAGGTTATCTTCCTTGTCTAAACTCCTCAAAGTTTCTAACCTTGCATCTTTCCAATTGGTGCATTGATGTGGCATTTTTAAATGTGCCTCAAAAGTGAAGTGCAGTCTTTTTCTAAATTGCAAGCTTGCATGAATATGTATGGGCAATACACAAGACAAGCATTGAACCAACAAATGCCCACATTTGGAAGTTGTAAACATGTTGTCTGCCTCTGAGTGCGACTGTTTGTGATACTACCATTGTCATTTCTTTGTTAATTATTCTGTGTGCGACTCATGTCTGATTCCCCTACCTCTTTTTCATTTACCAAGTTTAATTCTTTTTCTCTACACCCAACAGTGATAGCTTTGATAGATTCTATCTGTGGTGTCTGTACTTGAGGTTgtgagtagaggtgttcaaaacatacCCAATGACCCGATATTTACCCGATCTTGAAATCAAATCCGACTTAAACCGACTTGAAAATGATGAAGAAATTAATATGGACACAAGATCCGATTTTAAACTGACCCGAAATTAACCCGAtgaaccgaatgaacacctctagtagtGAGGGTGTCGGtgttttttaattcaatttttgatGGTTCTTCTGGGCTTCATTTGTTGCTACATGATCTGTTTAGGCTCGTTTAGTTCATCCTGATATTTTGGGGAATGATCACGAGTTTGTGTTATGTTGAAGTAATGTCTAACCCTTCATTGTTTCTTATCATCACAATTGCCAGAAAGAGAAATGATGCAGGTTAATTATATGACACTTAGCTTGTTAGTCGAAGTTGGGGAGATATTACCATGGTCATTCAAGGAGATATTCCACATAGGAGGACTAAGGAAAAAAGTGATAATTTTATAGCAATTGTGTAAATAGTTGGATGCTTGAATCCCATGAGAGCATAAATAAGGGGAAAATGTTACCAAATAGGAACTGGAACATTTGGTGTGAATATGCCATAAGaggaaatgagacatttgataATAATAGGAGGGAGTGTTGACTTATCTCAAACTTCACCTAATGGCTGTGAACAGTTTACACTTGTCTTTAATGTGTAGAAATGTACATATATTTTTAGTGATTgttatatttcattttataCTGGCCTTATTTTTGTACATTATTTGGActttgttttcagttttcaaGCTCGAATCCTGTGGGACGGTCGTCCAGCGGTTTATTAAAGCGAGCTGCTATTCCTAGTAGTCGTGAAGCGCTTACTGGAGGAAATAATTCTGATCCTTCCCGGTCTCGGACACCAGATGGCACAGGGACAATGCAGAGGTTTTCAAGTGGCCAGAGGAGTTCACCAGTTGGATCTTCAGATGCAAAACAGCAATCCTCTGGTAGGATTACAAGCATTACAAATTATGAGTCAACTCTCAAGGGCATTGAGGGCCTGCATTTTGAGGATGAAAGGGTTCATTAAATTATTCGTGCTCACACCACATTATTgtaatatattaaatgatgGTATAATTGCTCGATTACCCTAGTGAATAGTGATGGATCCCTGTAGTTTCTTGGAGATTTAAGTGACTGGGCGACCCTGGGAAGAAGGATGACTGGAGTATGAGCCATTCGCAATCGAGAGTGGAGGTGAAGAGCAATATGCACTCGTATAATACGACTCAAATGGGAAGGTAATGTTTTTTCATGTGCTCTTTTCCAAAATGCGTGTACATCTATTGTCTATTTGCTTACTAATTCACATGTAAAACTTTCTGGGATTTACCAAGAGGTACACTGAATATGAGTGTAAAATTGCTACCTTGCATCAATTTGTCATATTGCAAGTATATGTTTTTAAGCCTATTACACCAAGAGataattttcatcatttatttaCGCAGTACTTTCCATCTGCTGTTTCATGAATTTTTTCCGGTTAGTTTTAAGCGGGAGTGGAGCAAAAATACGTAATATTTTTTTGGCCTTgtctatttttcatttttgaaattttgggGCCTAAAGATAATTAATCATAGTGAAGCAATAAGTAACATAAATAGGATTAGCTACTTTTTTGGTACGATGCTGAGGGAACGAGAGATTTAGGTGAGAGTCGAACCCGTAATCTTTATCCGGAGAAGTGTTTACTTGATTCAACTAAAACAAGATCTGATTCCAACGTAAATTATTATCTGATGCTCTTTAATTGAAGTGATTTTATTTGGTCGGATATTTTGCACAAGCTTAGAGTAGAAGGGTGGACACTGTAAAGTCATGAAGCAAGCGTTTATGAATGAAGCATGTGTTTAAGATTGTTTCAGTCAGCATCACATTTGCTCTGGTCATAAATCATAATTGTACTGATCTATGTTTGCGGAGGATTTTAAACACAAGTGTGGGTGTTGTTACCAGAAACTTACGGAGAAGTCACTCACATGACTATGGAACCTTCAATTGGTCACGTTATAATTGGGATGTGCCGCGTTTGATGCAGATATCTGCAAGCATGTGAAACGTCTTTCTTTTCCCCTTGTTTTTGGGGGATTTTAATGGTGACCTTGCTACTggtaaacaactaaaatataaGAGTATTTGTTATTAGTGGGTTGGGtttcattattttttgatatttacttATTGGATAGTTTACACGGTAGATAGATACAGCTAAGCTTGTTGCATTTTTTATTGCTCATTGTTGGCGTAGGAGTTGGAACTACAACTTAAATGGGTAAAGTCGTCCAACAGGTTTATAATTAGACAATTTGTCGTTTTGAATTTGCTACGCATTATTTAGAATGCTTTTCCTTGGGTTTGCATTATGTAGTAATTTACAATGACATTAGAGTATGACCTGTTTTTTTTATGTACTCTTTCCTAATCaccatatttgttttatttgctttttgaatattatttatcatttacttttaatatgtattttatttttaatttataaattaaaatatagtcacttaaaatgttatttgattacaatttaatttaatatatctcTTCAgttattacaatttaatttatctCCTCAGTTATTGCCAAAGATAGAGTCATACATCTCAAACTCAATATCTCTAATCATAACAAGTCAAGAACGATCTTTTTGCACCGCGTGAAATGAGCATTTGAAAGAATTATGATGTTTGTGCAAAGTCACCggcaaaaaaattatatagcaACTTTTACAAAAGAGCTGTTACGCATTCATTCGATTGCGCATGttatgtttcaatgatcatcctttgTAAATTGTGGTACTAATTTTGCGTCagtttttcatttcaaattactCCTTTCATTTTACCTTATTAGTTTATCCGGAAATAAACCCTAACACATTTCTTATCTCATTACATATTTACACAATTCAATTTCTctcttatatattattaaaattctCACAATCCGTTAAAAACACACGACCTGCAATTGATGCAAATTCAAGGGATATTAGTAtccaacaattttttttctcaactcaattttaataatatttccaCCATTCCTAAAACTAAGAGATTGCAACATTAATAATtgacacaaatattaaaaaaattaattttaattactaaATTGCGTGAATACAATTAAAAGTgggaaaatgaaagaaaataaaagtaatGTAATAGAATACtacctaaaataaaatgaaagatATAACAATTTCTTAAGAGTCAGAAAAAGTAATTTCAAACTATAGTCCAATCATTGAGCTGGCCAAACAGTGGATTTGTAGGAGAGAAATTTAGCAAAGAAAAGTGAGCAAGTTTTGAAATGTAATACTCCGTCGGTGATAAGGAATTTAGGATACAATGCACCTTTTGATGTCTATTTATAAGGCTAAGTCCCTTTCATTAGTAAGCATATACTCCTAATttccattgtttttttttcatcttagACCACATAATTCCTTCATAAAAACATAGGGCTCCATTTCAACCAATTAGTAGCGCAAATTTCTCCATAAATTAGCCATCAAACTAAAAGTAGTATGAAAATTAGTCAAAGTAGGGCTACACTACACATTTCACATGGTCccccatttttttttctcttttgttaGGAATGATAGCTTTCGCCTAAGCATGGATCAACGTTGTACTCGATCATCATTTATGAGGATAGTTTATATTCCTACCTACTCCGTCCTTTTTAGTCTATCCCAAAGCTAATACATTTAACGCCTAACGACTCTCACATTGAAAGATGACTTCAGTCTAATTTATAGGGATGACAGGAGAGAAAGATTATAGAACTCAATTTCACGTTTACACTATGTTTGAAACTTTGGATAAAAGGAAATGGAGGAAAATAAGCGGAGGTTCCTATTTCCTTCATTTGGGTACTAAAACGAAAGATGAGGGAAATGAGGGGAGAAGTCCCTTACGTTTTGTACTAAGCATATCTTTCTAACATTAAGACCATTTATAGGTAAAACACCACAATCTCCCTTCCCTCTCTTCCCCTTCTCTTCCCTTTCCTTCCTAAAATATTATCCAAACGCAATCTTATAGTGTAAAAGTTGATCCCTAATACAATATAGTAGATAGTATAAGAATTAACCAAACAAATCTAGTGGATAGATATTTAGGATGATATAACTTATGAATaatatgataaatattttaagcaAAACCTAAAATTGAAATCGATAGACAAGAGAATCCTAATAAAGAGAATTGCTTCTAGGACAGGATTCATTGTTCGAAGGAAAGGATCTTCCACAACAAAAAGTAACACTTGTTCCAAAGTAAAAGTTTTGCATATACTCTCCCATGTCTCTTTGTATTTGCTACGCAAAATGCAGAACTCTCGcttcaatttattttatgtagcaaatttaatagaaacaaaaagCTCGCTTTTCTGATCGGAAACCTTGCAAAATGTACAACAAGTGCATAGTAACAATTGAACAACCCCAAATTCCAAAAATTTGATTCTTAAGAAGATTCATGCTTAAAAGCCTTATGGGAATAGAATTTGCAAAACTAACATAAACCCACAACCATCTTAAACCAATTTGAAACGAAAATTATGGGTTCGAGTTCACAAACAATTAATTAGCCTCCTTTGCTGGTAGAGATTCTCCCGTCTTACCCCGAACAGAAAACCCAATTTGAAATACAATATCATTATACAAACAGAAATTACataccaaaataaaagaaaaaacttgATCTCGTCCAATATATAAAATCACATCAAACCCATTACAATCTAAACATATTAAGCAACCTGCACAACATTTCCATCACACAAACTAAAAACATCACAAATTTATgacatttctttcttttttatgtCTTCCCCACTTTTCCATTTCAGATAGACAATCTAAACATGAATCATACTTACTATAAGcagcaataaataaataaaataaaataaaaaacaggagaagaaaagagaaaatcaaCCCTGAACCATGTGGGAGCATCTGTCTTTAATCCATCTAAAGCTTTTAGAAAAAGATCGCTTGATTTTGCCTTCAACACTATAAGCTTTATAACTAGCAACCCTTTTCTTCCTTTGCATTTCTGGATCACTAAAACACCACCCAGCTTTTGATGAACTCGATGCATTTGCACTTTTCCCCTTTTTCAGTTCTTTTGGAATCTGTTGATTTGGTACTGTTCCTGAATATGATGCACTTTGACAccttaaatcttgaaaatttACCCCATTTGATGCACCCAAATTTGTGGGTTTTTCCCACCCATTTCCGTTTTCTATGTAATAATTCTCCATTTCCATCCTTCCATTTCCGTATGACCTAGATCTGTAATATTCACCCATCTAATCTTATCGACCCACTGTATTAACTTTCAGTTTCTCGGAAAATTTAAGAGCTTGTTTGGTTTAAAAAAGAGATTTTGTATGTGCCTTGGATTCTGCCTGGACTTGGGAAATGGGAATCCAAATGGGAAAGTGTGAATTTTTTTTGGGGTTCTATATTTGGTTGAGTATTTTGCTGCGGGGTTTATGACTTATGCTATGTATGATGTGCATTGAAGTTTGGAACAGAGAAAATAATTActactctctttttttttctttttgcatcAAAGATAATTgagtttttttcaaaaaaatataataataaataaaaaaattatatgaataaaattaaaatgaagttaaaatatataaataagattaaaaaaataataaattattatccataaataaaaataatacagaTTAAATAGTATGAATTAACATGTAAAATAATTTAGATTTAATGGGACAGAAAGAGTAAGGGCAAACAAACAGTATGAATTTTGGGTGGATTTAATGTCAATAATGTGGTGTACAGCTGAATGAAGATTTTGGGGGTGGGGTCAGGGTTTAATCCAACGGTGGATGTGTTGGCACTATGCAGTCCACAATTAGATTTGTTATGACATGTCATTTGAAGTCAAGGGATATTTTGGTACTCTCTTTTAAAAGGTGTTGTGGTGAAGATAAGTTAAAAGTATTCAATAAACTTTGTGTATGTTATTTTAGcgtaaataaatataataataacaagtatTTGTTGGTAATTGTATTtgaactaagttcatacatgaTATTCTTGAAGATAAGACTTAAACCATGGCAATTATGAGTTAGTTAATCTAGTTGTCCAAGGTCTCTTGCATTAATAGGAGTTTGGCTCATCATTTGcaaaaaggattgattttttcCCATGGGCAAAGCGATATCGGAGCCGTGGGAAACCCTGCTTTTTTTCGGAAAATGcaattttttgtacttttggcTTTAAACCCTTCCCCTCTAgtatgatatttatattttaaagaatgcataaaataataataaaaattactataaCTCAATGGTTAGGGtaatatatttgtaatttaagattaagagatcaaatataaatttaagccacttcctcctattcatcttaagtgtctcatttactttatagACTCTATCCAATGAACatatttaattatgcataattaaaaattataaaaaattagatattaataaactttacctTAAAACGAATCAAAAGATTTCACATGACCatattttatcttataaattaataataagaaaatgattgCTTAAAGCTCGTTACTAAAAGTGAACACCGGAGTGGAGAAGCCGTCTTTATGGTGGTGGTGGTATGTCAGATATTAATTATCCAATGGGGAAGTTGACTTTATGGGTCATAGACTCATAGGTAGTACGTAGTAGGTGGTGTGAATTGTTATTGGACCAGGATATGCAATTCAGATCAAGCGACCAACATTAGTTTTTGTAAGAATATGTTGAACAAAAATACTTTTGACgatatcttaaaaaaaaaaaaaataaataaaaaataaaaaataaaaatttaactaGAAAAATTCTGTTGCAGAGACTTGAACCCGGGTCTCTCGGGTGAGAGCTGAGTATCCTAACCAAGTAGACTACAATGAATTCTGGCATCCTTgtcctatttaatttataataacgTTGTTTTTTCTTCACTTCTTCATTTTATCtcattagtttattattatgtcataaCTCATAAGGAGCACTCTG of the Amaranthus tricolor cultivar Red isolate AtriRed21 chromosome 6, ASM2621246v1, whole genome shotgun sequence genome contains:
- the LOC130814667 gene encoding casein kinase 1-like protein 2; protein product: MEPRVGNKYRLGRKIGSGSFGEIYLGTNVQTNEEVAIKLENVKTKHPQLLYESKLYKILQGGTGIPNVRWYGVEGDYNVLVMDLLGPSLEDLFNFCSRKFSLKTVLMLADQMINRIEFVHSKSFLHRDIKPDNFLMGLGRRANQVYLIDFGLAKKYRDTTTHQHIPYRENKNLTGTARYASMNTHLGIEQSRRDDLESLGYVLMYFLRGSLPWQGLKAGNKKQKYDKISEKKVSTSIEALCRGYPTEFASYFHYCRSLRFDDKPDFAYLKRIFRDLFIREGFQFDYVFDWTILKYQQSQLPTAARPPGAGIGTSAGVPTPNANAERKLGEEGRAGGLSTGDSSRQRISGSLMNSGSLLKQKSPLANDPTVSKDPTFSSSNPVGRSSSGLLKRAAIPSSREALTGGNNSDPSRSRTPDGTGTMQRFSSGQRSSPVGSSDAKQQSSGRITSITNYESTLKGIEGLHFEDERVH
- the LOC130814668 gene encoding uncharacterized protein LOC130814668 yields the protein MGEYYRSRSYGNGRMEMENYYIENGNGWEKPTNLGASNGVNFQDLRCQSASYSGTVPNQQIPKELKKGKSANASSSSKAGWCFSDPEMQRKKRVASYKAYSVEGKIKRSFSKSFRWIKDRCSHMVQG